The Microbacterium sp. LWO12-1.2 genome includes a window with the following:
- a CDS encoding globin, whose translation MTFYDEVGGRETFAKIVSVFYREVALDPVLKPMYPEEDLGPAEERLLLFLEQYWGGPTTYGETRGHPRLRMRHMPFRVDPDARDRWLRHMRTALDEAKLSPLHETTLWDYLERAAYAMVNTFEPSGIGAAADGRPTLETRSRQESTES comes from the coding sequence GTGACGTTCTACGACGAGGTCGGCGGTCGCGAGACGTTCGCCAAGATCGTCTCGGTCTTCTATCGCGAGGTCGCTCTGGATCCGGTCCTCAAGCCGATGTACCCCGAAGAGGACCTGGGTCCCGCTGAAGAGCGCCTTCTGCTCTTCCTGGAGCAGTATTGGGGCGGTCCCACCACCTACGGCGAGACCCGAGGACACCCGCGTCTGCGGATGCGCCACATGCCCTTCCGCGTCGATCCGGACGCGCGAGATCGTTGGCTGCGACACATGCGCACCGCTCTCGACGAGGCGAAGTTGTCGCCTTTGCACGAAACCACGCTCTGGGACTACCTGGAGCGCGCGGCCTATGCCATGGTGAACACATTCGAGCCCTCGGGCATCGGCGCCGCCGCCGACGGGCGCCCGACCCTCGAGACCCGGTCACGTCAGGAATCAACGGAGAGCTGA
- a CDS encoding mechanosensitive ion channel family protein — protein MMIPFDVNAPTVPTAVPDWLQPILDVLVKVGWKAFAVAAIIASCVVVGLVLRVVIRRVVHRIVDSAKNKASVDDTQALERSPLADMRLVQRTRTLGTILQNIVNVMLVVIAVVLIVNALDNTLLGSLTLLTAAVGAGLGFGAQNIVKDVLNGMFLVAEDQIGIGDVVDLGLASGVVEYVSVRITQVRDVNGTLWYVRNGEVTRIGNMSQGWARAIIDIGVPTDSDLEVVEQTMLETAQALAKDPKWRTRIVEKPELWGLEAITGEALVIRIVIKARANAKDDVAQELRKRLRTALTEKEIGIPSMEAVTPTGLEGARRVRGANPPKTRPNAVTGVPVIPDRGIWRRKKPTDDGSTQK, from the coding sequence ATGATGATCCCCTTCGACGTGAACGCTCCGACCGTGCCGACAGCCGTACCCGACTGGCTGCAGCCCATTCTCGACGTGCTCGTGAAGGTCGGTTGGAAGGCCTTCGCCGTGGCCGCGATCATCGCGAGCTGCGTGGTCGTCGGGCTCGTCCTCCGGGTCGTGATCAGGCGGGTCGTCCACCGCATCGTCGACAGCGCGAAGAACAAGGCCTCCGTCGACGACACCCAAGCCCTGGAGCGCTCTCCCCTCGCCGATATGCGCCTGGTGCAGCGCACCCGCACGCTCGGCACGATCCTGCAGAACATCGTCAACGTGATGCTCGTGGTCATCGCGGTCGTGCTGATCGTCAACGCCCTCGACAACACGTTGCTCGGCTCCCTCACCCTTCTCACTGCGGCCGTCGGCGCCGGTCTCGGTTTCGGCGCGCAGAACATCGTCAAGGACGTGCTGAACGGCATGTTCCTGGTCGCGGAGGACCAGATCGGCATCGGCGATGTGGTCGATCTGGGACTCGCCAGCGGTGTCGTGGAGTACGTCAGCGTGCGCATCACCCAGGTCCGTGATGTGAACGGCACCCTCTGGTACGTGCGCAACGGCGAGGTCACCCGCATCGGGAACATGTCGCAGGGCTGGGCCAGGGCGATCATCGACATCGGGGTCCCCACTGATTCCGACCTCGAGGTCGTCGAGCAGACGATGCTGGAGACAGCCCAGGCACTCGCGAAGGACCCGAAGTGGCGCACGCGTATCGTCGAGAAGCCCGAGTTGTGGGGGCTCGAAGCGATCACCGGCGAGGCCCTCGTGATCCGCATCGTGATCAAAGCACGCGCGAACGCCAAGGACGACGTCGCCCAGGAGCTCCGCAAGCGTCTGCGCACCGCACTCACCGAGAAGGAGATCGGCATTCCGAGCATGGAAGCTGTGACCCCGACGGGCCTCGAGGGTGCGCGCCGCGTGCGGGGAGCCAATCCGCCAAAGACACGTCCCAACGCCGTCACCGGCGTCCCGGTCATCCCGGACCGCGGGATCTGGCGCCGCAAGAAGCCCACCGATGACGGGAGCACCCAGAAGTGA
- the pepN gene encoding aminopeptidase N, whose product MPGENLTRVEAQERRDVIDTQSYEVALDLTKGSEVFGSRSVVRFTATPESFTFIDLIAREVREISLNGEQLDPNEVFADSRIALSGLQAENVLVVDADCLYTNTGEGLHRFVDPVDDEVYLYSQFEVPDSRRVFAVFEQPDLKATFQFTITAPAAWKVVSNSPTPEPIVHDDDSIATWGFEPTPRISSYITALVAGPYESTFSELTSASGRVIPLGVYGRKSLWQHLDADYIFDKTREGFAYYESKFGVPYPFAKYDQLFVPEFNAGAMENAGAVTFTETYVFRSKVTDAVKERRVVTILHELAHMWFGDLVTMKWWNDLWLNESFAEWASTIATAEATEWTEAWTTFNAMEKTWAYRQDQLPSTHPIVAEINDLEDVQVNFDGITYAKGGSVLKQLAAWVGIEAFFAGVSQYFQKHSWGNTELSDLLVELEATSGRDLSTWSKKWLETAGVNTLEPVIADDANGVISRFAVTQTAPADYPTIRPHRLGIGFYTLADGSLTRTYYVEVDVDGDRTEVPELQGIARPDLVLLNDNDLAYAKIRLDEKSLATAIAHLADINDPLARSLVWGAAWDQTRDAESAASDYIDLVLGNIGRETESTTVRTTLAQLRTAVNLYVAPEQRAEARLKVADGLWALAESAASGSDSQLQFVTAFANSLVTPEHAGIIGRLRSGEETLAGLEIDADLSWQLLVGLATIGATDAATIDSALAADNTAKGGEFAAQARAALPDSASKKAAWTSLIERDDAPNTIVRSAALGFVHPAGVDVLAEFVPAYFDMLLPIWESRSYQIAQYLVVGLFPTALANVALRDATRTWLSTNQDAAPALRRLVLENLADVERSLAAQSRDADD is encoded by the coding sequence GTGCCTGGAGAGAACCTCACACGTGTCGAAGCGCAGGAGCGCCGCGACGTCATCGACACTCAGTCGTATGAAGTCGCACTCGATCTGACCAAGGGTTCCGAAGTCTTCGGCTCCCGCAGCGTCGTCCGCTTCACCGCGACGCCGGAGAGCTTCACGTTCATCGACCTCATCGCCCGCGAGGTCCGCGAGATCTCGCTGAACGGCGAGCAGCTGGACCCGAACGAGGTCTTCGCCGACTCGCGCATCGCACTCAGCGGCCTGCAGGCCGAGAACGTGCTCGTGGTCGACGCGGATTGCCTCTACACCAACACCGGCGAGGGGCTGCACCGATTCGTCGACCCTGTCGACGACGAGGTCTACCTCTACTCCCAGTTCGAGGTTCCCGACTCTCGACGAGTGTTCGCGGTCTTCGAGCAGCCTGACCTGAAGGCGACGTTCCAGTTCACGATCACCGCTCCTGCGGCGTGGAAGGTCGTCTCCAACTCCCCCACGCCTGAGCCGATCGTGCACGACGACGACTCGATCGCCACCTGGGGCTTCGAGCCCACGCCGCGCATCTCCTCGTACATCACCGCGCTCGTCGCCGGTCCCTACGAGTCGACGTTCTCCGAGCTGACCAGCGCCTCCGGCCGCGTCATCCCGCTCGGCGTCTACGGACGCAAGAGCCTGTGGCAGCACCTCGACGCGGACTACATCTTCGACAAGACACGCGAGGGCTTCGCCTACTACGAGTCGAAGTTCGGTGTCCCGTACCCCTTCGCCAAGTACGACCAGCTCTTCGTCCCCGAGTTCAACGCGGGCGCGATGGAGAACGCCGGAGCCGTCACCTTCACCGAGACCTACGTGTTCCGCAGCAAGGTGACAGACGCCGTCAAGGAGCGCCGGGTCGTCACGATCCTCCATGAACTCGCGCACATGTGGTTCGGTGACCTCGTCACCATGAAGTGGTGGAACGACCTCTGGCTCAACGAGTCGTTCGCCGAGTGGGCATCCACGATCGCCACGGCCGAGGCAACCGAGTGGACCGAGGCATGGACCACGTTCAACGCCATGGAGAAGACCTGGGCGTACCGCCAGGACCAGCTCCCGTCCACGCACCCGATCGTCGCCGAGATCAACGACCTGGAGGACGTGCAGGTCAACTTCGACGGCATCACCTACGCCAAGGGCGGATCGGTACTCAAGCAGCTGGCAGCCTGGGTCGGCATCGAGGCGTTCTTCGCCGGGGTCTCGCAGTACTTCCAGAAGCACTCGTGGGGCAACACCGAGCTCAGCGACCTGCTCGTCGAGCTGGAGGCCACCAGCGGCCGCGACCTCAGCACCTGGTCGAAGAAGTGGCTGGAGACCGCGGGCGTGAACACGCTCGAGCCGGTCATCGCCGATGACGCGAACGGTGTCATCTCACGCTTCGCCGTGACCCAGACCGCGCCTGCGGACTATCCGACGATCCGCCCGCACCGCCTGGGGATCGGCTTCTACACGCTCGCCGACGGCTCACTGACGCGCACGTACTACGTCGAGGTCGATGTCGACGGCGACCGCACCGAGGTGCCGGAGTTGCAGGGCATCGCTCGCCCCGACCTCGTGCTGCTCAACGACAACGACCTCGCCTACGCGAAGATCCGTCTCGACGAGAAGTCGCTCGCGACCGCGATCGCGCACCTGGCCGACATCAACGATCCGCTCGCCCGCTCGCTCGTCTGGGGTGCAGCCTGGGACCAGACCCGCGATGCCGAGAGCGCGGCATCGGACTACATCGATCTGGTGCTCGGCAACATCGGCCGTGAGACCGAGTCGACGACCGTGCGCACGACGCTCGCGCAGCTGCGCACCGCCGTGAACCTCTACGTCGCCCCGGAGCAGCGCGCCGAGGCGCGTCTCAAGGTAGCGGATGGCCTCTGGGCACTCGCCGAGTCTGCTGCTTCCGGCAGCGACAGCCAGCTGCAGTTCGTGACCGCGTTCGCGAACTCTCTCGTCACCCCGGAGCACGCCGGCATCATCGGTCGCCTGCGCTCGGGTGAGGAGACGCTCGCCGGACTCGAGATCGATGCAGACCTCAGTTGGCAACTGCTCGTCGGTCTTGCCACGATCGGCGCCACTGACGCTGCGACGATCGACTCCGCCCTGGCCGCCGACAACACGGCCAAGGGTGGCGAGTTCGCCGCACAGGCGCGCGCAGCCCTGCCCGACTCCGCGTCGAAGAAGGCCGCGTGGACGTCACTGATCGAACGCGATGATGCGCCCAACACGATCGTCCGTTCCGCCGCGCTCGGCTTCGTGCACCCGGCAGGCGTCGACGTGCTCGCCGAGTTCGTTCCGGCGTACTTCGACATGCTGCTCCCGATCTGGGAGTCGCGAAGCTACCAGATCGCGCAGTACCTCGTGGTCGGCCTCTTCCCGACGGCGCTGGCGAACGTCGCACTGCGCGATGCGACCCGTACCTGGCTGTCGACGAATCAGGACGCCGCGCCCGCGCTGCGCCGTCTGGTGCTCGAGAACCTGGCCGACGTCGAGCGCTCCCTCGCTGCACAGTCCCGCGACGCGGACGACTGA